A window of the Syntrophorhabdales bacterium genome harbors these coding sequences:
- a CDS encoding molybdopterin cofactor-binding domain-containing protein — protein ALIKVNDDGSAATLYTGAADIGQGSDTVLCQMAAEAMGFRYENMTVISADTERTPHDFGAYSSRQTLMAGTAVKRAGEMIKKQILETAGQMMEVNPAELDCRDAMVFLKNNPAIARTFSEVAREHFVKKGLLVGHGSYSPPKLGGRFKGAAVGTSPAYSFSTQVIELEVDEETGEISLHGAWDVHDSGTVINPALVEGQVHGGLYMGIGEAIWEEVRFDEKGRVLNPNLAEYRLPTTLDIPMLNSLIVESSDPAGPWGVKEVGEGSSVPTEGCVANAIFDATGVYIDSLPFTYEKVWRAIKQKKHQTEKE, from the coding sequence CAGCGCTCATCAAGGTGAATGATGACGGGTCCGCCGCAACGCTTTACACGGGCGCGGCAGACATCGGGCAGGGATCGGATACGGTGCTCTGCCAGATGGCAGCAGAAGCAATGGGATTCAGGTACGAGAATATGACGGTTATCTCTGCCGATACAGAAAGAACGCCCCATGATTTCGGTGCTTATTCCAGCCGTCAGACGCTTATGGCAGGCACAGCGGTCAAGAGGGCAGGCGAGATGATCAAGAAGCAGATCCTGGAAACCGCCGGGCAGATGATGGAAGTTAATCCTGCTGAATTGGACTGCAGAGACGCTATGGTCTTTCTGAAGAATAACCCGGCTATCGCGCGAACCTTTTCGGAGGTGGCCCGGGAGCATTTCGTCAAAAAGGGGCTTCTCGTAGGGCACGGCTCTTATTCGCCGCCGAAGCTCGGTGGTCGCTTTAAAGGCGCAGCGGTCGGGACATCACCGGCGTATAGCTTCTCCACTCAGGTTATTGAGCTGGAGGTAGATGAGGAGACGGGCGAGATATCGCTGCATGGCGCCTGGGATGTGCACGATTCCGGCACTGTGATAAATCCCGCTCTCGTTGAGGGGCAGGTGCATGGCGGGCTTTACATGGGTATAGGAGAAGCCATCTGGGAGGAGGTACGGTTCGATGAAAAGGGGCGCGTCCTGAATCCCAACCTCGCCGAGTACAGATTGCCCACCACGCTCGATATACCCATGCTTAATTCACTGATAGTGGAAAGTTCGGACCCTGCCGGACCGTGGGGAGTGAAGGAGGTTGGCGAAGGATCGAGTGTGCCGACCGAAGGCTGTGTGGCCAACGCGATTTTCGATGCCACAGGCGTATACATCGACAGTCTTCCTTTCACGTACGAAAAGGTATGGCGTGCGATAAAACAGAAGAAACACCAGACAGAAAAAGAATGA
- a CDS encoding TOBE domain-containing protein, which yields MKLSARNVFWGVVAKIKRGAVNSEVVINLESGTEVTAIITNGAVANLGLKEGMAACAVIKATYVIVGTNLEGAKLSTRNVMKGKVVKVVEGPVSTEVDIDVGSGNVITAVITLGSARSLGLKKGGEAYALFKASSVIVGVK from the coding sequence ATGAAACTAAGCGCACGAAACGTGTTCTGGGGCGTTGTAGCAAAAATCAAGAGAGGTGCGGTCAATAGTGAAGTGGTGATCAACCTGGAAAGCGGGACCGAAGTGACTGCGATCATTACGAACGGTGCGGTTGCAAACCTCGGTCTCAAGGAAGGGATGGCAGCCTGTGCGGTAATCAAAGCAACGTACGTGATCGTAGGCACCAACCTTGAAGGCGCCAAGCTGAGCACCCGTAATGTCATGAAAGGCAAAGTTGTCAAAGTAGTCGAAGGACCGGTGAGTACCGAAGTGGACATCGACGTGGGATCAGGAAACGTGATCACCGCGGTCATCACCCTCGGCAGCGCCAGGAGTCTGGGATTGAAAAAGGGCGGCGAAGCGTACGCTCTTTTCAAGGCATCGAGCGTTATCGTAGGCGTGAAATAG